One segment of Echeneis naucrates chromosome 15, fEcheNa1.1, whole genome shotgun sequence DNA contains the following:
- the cep170aa gene encoding centrosomal protein of 170 kDa isoform X5, with protein MANNGIHEIPTKDTEGSTTHTTAGHASFTIEFDNTSPGKVTIKDHVSKFTTDHHRSRSKKSGVGSGGTGGRDLSTLQAAMMASESKVADWLAQNDPTLVRSESTEDDSKSIKSDVPVHLKRLKGSKHEDGTQSDSENGLGLRFANRRHALEERLKAAHSHVGGGGATGAGGGNVTVSGTRATGTRTAFMIEFYDEENPRKRRSYSFSQTAPLLGAGAGGEGLCPQPPSHPKVFSISTSATTASDSGKAPAPIPATVTVGAPTAARVLLKQRSEDPSIGRSSASTGLATGSPTSPSEDTSVVGREAGAAGGVAEDDHSDKGTYTIELENRNPEEEEARRMIDKVFGVQQNQDASALPDLKGEGKEKKKGETGKEALPGDSSWVSQWASLAANHTRTDPEGSGGETAAFLDKERGADAFESSASLSRGESCSSLTDRKRRTLPQLPADDPRAKSSSKALRSEIGEKQDTEPQEKENKGDGESPTPTEDSEMTSKRKQSSTSSPSKAPLRTSGSSERRKRSEEKKGGGGVVEGGEKSGKPLVRQGSFTIEKPSANVPAELIPRINRGGNGRERSDSVGSMDTATLLKDTEAVMAFLEAKLRDENKLEQKISTTGISTHGAGSGFPLRNDSISPESDVDTASTASHVAGEADRKAASGGVQKRRSLSSMHREKSNMSTSSKTTITSASARERLERKTKTRTAEATSRTDARRSVQPSSASSRARQPSLDLTDDDQTSSFPISDILSSDQETYSGPLGYSAHGRNLDDPLHSKLDSKSTKTYTSGSSKTSRTLQAATASSLSKQASLPQPRPTRASLLRRARLGDTSDTDLADADRVSVASEVSTTSSTSRPPSGRKGMSRLDMLAQPRRNRVGSISARSDSECTVTRSSTSSPRLSADTALRLGLRSSTPTENRLTPKMRASSVSKLNETKTKTTTSGYCSPTENSLPEPEGGDAEEELMVSSSSRWRRLPPEYGSTSEEEFGSSRNSPKHGGRSHVRPHHLVPHRSSRLSATASPVSSAVTGPGGVGIKHRMKEQEEYIRDWTAHSEEIARLFPCVRRISQDLAKDLAILAREIHDVAGEIDSVSSSGTAPSTTVSTAATTPGSAIDTREEVGSARSMQRDIQESMKKLVDRVFDESLNFRKIPPVISTNKAPEINGKPVELRPRAPDSLEPRALRRRTWNREEAVLDSLLLNSVSQLSSKIRHSVDKTAGKIRILFKDKDRNWDEIENKLRSESDIPLLKTSNKEISSILLELKRVEKQLQVINVMVDPDGTLDALASLGLTSPTTPAKLQTTKTNSSSAASPGSAPPAKDLMPEILPGPGGPTPSAQVQGSSTSTEETARDPSVGLGLTGVAGLPFSRMRPSGEEAITQK; from the exons ATGGCCAATAATGGTATCCATGAGATTCCCACTAAAGACACAGAGGGCAGTACCACTCACACAACTGCAG GTCACGCGTCCTTCACCATTGAGTTTGACAACACTTCTCCAGGGAAAGTCACCATTAAGGACCATGTGTCAAAGTTCACAACTGACCACCACCGCTCTCGCTCAAAGAAGAGTGGAGTTGGAAGTGGCGGCACTGGAGGGAGGGACTTGAGCACACTGCAGGCAGCAATGATGGCATCAGAGAGCAAGGTGGCTGATTGGCTGGCCCAGAATGACCCCACTTTGGTTCGCAGTGAGTCAACAGAGGATGACAGCAAGAGCATCAAGAGCGATGTGCCAGTCCATCTCAAAAGACTGAAAG GCAGCAAGCATGAGGATGGCACCCAGAGTGATTCTGAGAATGGACTAGGCCTGCGTTTTGCCAACCGTCGCCATGCCCTCGAGGAGCGTCTAAAAGCAGCACATAGCCAtgtgggaggtggaggagctaCAGGAGCAGGTGGTGGGAACGTTACAGTGAGTGGTACCCGAGCAACCGGCACCCGCACTGCCTTCATGATTGAGTTCTACGACGAGGAAAACCCTCGCAAGCGCCGGTCATATTCATTTTCCCAGACTGCACCATTGCTGGGAGCAGGGGCTGGTGGCGAGGGACTGTGTCCTCAGCCACCATCTCACCCCAAGGTGTTCAGCATTTCCACCTCTGCTACGACAGCCTCAGATTCAG GTAAAGCCCCAGCTCCAATACCAGCTACAGTGACTGTAGGTGCCCCTACAGCTGCCCGCGTGCTGCTcaagcagaggtcagaggaccCAAGTATTGGTCGGAGCTCAGCCAGCACTGGGCTGGCAACAGGTAGCCCCACAAGCCCCAGTGAGGACACATCGGTGGTGGGCAGAGaagcaggggctgctggaggagTGGCGGAGGATGACCATAGTGATAAGGGGACGTATACTATTGAATTGGAGAACAGAAACccggaggaagaggaggcacGGCGCATGATAGACAAA GTGTTTGGTGTTCAGCAGAACCAAGACGCCTCTGCTTTGCCAGACCtgaaaggagaaggaaaagaaaagaagaaaggagagacaggaaaagag GCTCTTCCTGGTGACTCGAGCTGGGTCTCTCAGTGGGCCAGTCTAGCTGCCAATCACACAAGAACAGACCCAGAGGGATCGGGAGGAGAGACAGCAGCCTTCCTGGACAAGGAGAGAG gAGCTGATGCTTTTGAATCTAGTGCATCCCTCAGCAGGGGTGAATCCTGCTCAAGTCTGACAGACCGTAAGCGCCGGACCCTCCCCCAACTCCCTGCGGATGACCCCCGGGCTAAATCCAGCTCCAAAGCTCTGAGGTCTGAGATTGGGGAGAAGCAGGACACTGAAccacaagaaaaagagaacaaggGAGACGGGGAGTCCCCCACTCCGACAGAGGATAGTGAGATGACCAGTAAACGGAAACAAAGCTCCACTTCCTCTCCATCCAAAGCTCCTCTGCGGACCTCTGGCAGCAGTGAGCGAAGgaagaggtcagaggagaagaaaggaggaggaggagtggtagaaggaggagagaagtcTGGGAAGCCTCTTGTGCGCCAGGGCAGCTTCACGATTGAGAAGCCCAGCGCTAATGTCCCTGCAGAACTCATTCCACGCATCAACAGAGGTGGCAATGGGCGTGAACGCAGTGACTCTGTGGGTAGCATGGATACTGCTACACTCCTAAAAGACACTGAAGCTGTCATGGCATTCCTTGAGGCCAAACtaagagatgaaaacaaactaGAACAGAAAATTAGTACAACTGGAATCTCTACTCATGGTGCAGGTTCAGGTTTCCCCCTTCGAAATGACTCTATCTCTCCTGAATCGGATGTGGACACAGCCAGCACAGCTAGTCATGTGGCtggagaggcagacagaaaagcTGCTTCTGGTGGTGTGCAAAAACGACGTTCTCTCAGCAGCATGCACCGAGAGAAGAGCAACATGAGTACATCTTCCAAGACCACCATTACTAGTGCAAGTGCCCGAGAGCGCTTGGAGAGAAAGACTAAAACAAGAACTGCAGAGGCGACAAGCCGAACCGATGCACGCCGCTCTGTGCAGCCATCCTCTGCCTCATCCAGAGCTCGACAGCCTTCACTGGATCTCACTGATGATGACCAGACGTCTTCCTTTCCCATCTCTGACATTCTCTCCTCAGACCAGGAGACCTACTCTGGACCGTTGGGGTACTCTGCACATGGGCGCAATTTAGATGATCCCCTCCATTCCAAACTAGATAGCAAGTCTACTAAGACTTACACCAGTGGTTCCTCCAAAACCAGCCGCACTCTCCAGGCAGCCACTGCTTCCTCCCTGAGTAAGCAGGCATCACTGCCTCAGCCACGGCCCACAAGAGCCTCCCTTCTTCGCCGCGCCCGGCTTGGGGACACATCTGACACAGACCTTGCTGATGCAGACAGAGTATCTGTGGCTTCTGAGGTGTCCACCACCAGCTCCACTTCTAGGCCGCCATCTGGTCGCAAGGGAATGTCACGACTGGACATGCTAGCCCAGCCACGTAGAAACCGGGTGGGCTCCATCTCAGCCCGTAGTGACTCAGAGTGTACAGTGACGCGGAGCTCAACCTCTTCACCCCGTCTGTCAGCTGACACTGCTCTGCGTCTGGGGTTGCGTTCATCAACACCTACAGAGAACAGACTGACACCCAAGATGAGGGCCAGCAGTGTGTCCAAACTAAATGAGACCAAGACAAAGACCACTACATCTGGATACTGCTCACCCACAG AGAACTCTCTGCCCGAACCTGAGGGTGGTgatgcagaggaggagctgatgg TATCCAGTAGCAGCAGATGGAGGCGTCTGCCACCAGAGTATGGCTCCACCTCAGAGGAAGAGTTTGGCTCCAGTCGGAATTCTCCAAAGCACGGAGGGCGTTCCCATGTGCGGCCTCATCACCTTGTCCCACATCGCAGCTCAAGGCTCAGTGCCACTGCAAGCCCAGTCTCTAGTGCAGTGACAGGCCCAGGTGGAGTGGGGATCAAACATCGCATGAAAGAGCAAGAGGAGTACATCAGGGACTGGACAGCACACAGTGAGGAAATAGCCAG GTTATTCCCCTGTGTGCGCAGGATCAGCCAGGACCTGGCTAAGGACTTGGCTATCTTGGCCCGTGAGATCCATGATGTAGCTGGTGAGATTGATTCAGTCAGCTCCTCAGGCACAGCGCCTAGCACCACCGTCAGCACTGCCGCTACCACTCCAGGATCAGCTATTGACACCCGGGAAGAGGTAGGCTCTGCACGTTCCATGCAGCGGGACATACAGGAGAGCATGAAAAAG TTGGTGGATCGGGTGTTTGATGAGAGCCTGAACTTCAGAAAGATCCCACCTGTAATTTCAACAAATAAGGCACCAGAGATCAATGGCAAGCCAGTGGAGCTCCGTCCGCGAGCTCCTGACAGCCTGGAGCCTCGAGCTCTGAGGAGACGCACCTGGAACCGAGAGGAG GCGGTGTTGGACAGCCTGCTGCTCAATTCAGTTTCTCAACTATCCTCAAAGATCAGACACTCTGTTGACAAAACTGCAGGAAAAATCAG GATTTTGTtcaaagataaagacagaaactggGATGAAATTGAGAATAAACTGCGATCAGAAAGTGACATACCACTCCTGAAAACCTCCAACAAG gaGATTTCATCTATTCTGCTTGAACTGAAGAGAGTTGAGAAGCAGCTTCAAG tgatCAATGTCATGGTGGATCCAGATGGGACTTTGGATGCCCTGGCTAGCCTTGGCCTGACCAGCCCCACCACCCCTGCAAAGCTTCAAACTACCAAAACAAATTCCTCTTCTGCAGCCAGCCCTGGGTCTGCACCTCCAGCCAAAGACTTAATGCCAGAAATCCTtcccggtcctggagggccaacCCCTTCTGCACAGGTCCAGGGTTCCTCTACCAGCACAGAGGAAACAGCCAGAGACCCCAGTGTGGGTTTAGGGTTAACAGGAGTTGCAGGACTGCCCTTCAGCCGCATGCGGCCGAGTGGAGAGGAGGCCATCACACAGAAGTGA